The Panicum hallii strain FIL2 chromosome 5, PHallii_v3.1, whole genome shotgun sequence genome contains the following window.
TCATCTAGCTAGCACTTGGGTCCGCAGATTCCGAGGAAGGTGTCGGTGCACTTGAACTTGTTGCCGGAGTAGGCCATGACGGCGACGCACTTCTTGCAGACGGGGTCGCAGTCCTTCTTGACGTCGTCGCAGGTGTAGAGCCCCGAGAAGGAGAAGTTGCAGTTGGCGCAGCACTTAGAGCTGACCCGGGTTGATGTCGATCGCCTTGCTCTCGCCCACGGCTGCTGCATTCAGTTTTCCATCATGTCATCTCCAACAATTCAGATAAGTTTCAGATCAATCAACCAGATGTATAATCGTAGATCGTCGATCAAGGAAGAAGGAACGCATACCATTTTCTTTTGCCACGGCTGCGAAGATCCCCATGACCAGGGCGGCCTGCAGGCACAGGAGCACCAGGAGCGTGCTGCTCTTCATGGTCGCTTGGCTTGGCGCTTTCAGCTGTTTGCTGCAGTGCTACTTGCCAGACGCTCTTGTGTTCTAGTACTAGCTTGTTGTGTTGCAAATAGCCGTGGAGGAGCTCTACCTACATAGGCGTCCAGGTCTGAAAGTCCATGCCGCCGTAGTCCTGGAAtcgcctcttttttttttcctccatAGGGCCGGAGGATGGATGGATGCTTCGAATTCATGCATTTTGTTAGGCGAAACTTTGACTCATGGCTGCGCGAGTCGTATGCCGCATTTTTTTTTTATCATGATCATGCCCAATCATCCTCATCAGCTCACGGGTCCAGAATGGACGGGACACGGGAGTGATGACGCTACCATTCAAGCATAATTTTGTTTTGGGGCTAGCTTAGCTAGAGACACAACTGGAGCTTTATTCTCCGCTCTGCAACGGTCAGAATGAGGCAGAGAAAACTGTCAAGTAGGGGCCACAAAGATGTCGCCTTCTCTTCTCTATATCAGGCGtggctttctttctttcttttttttttaaaaaaagattaTCAGGCAGTGCCTTCCATTTTGTTGGACCAACAACCCAATTCTGAATAATAGCCACTCCCAACTGAAGAATGGAGGATTGTTTTGTTATCTTTGACCAAAAAACATGACTAATAATGTCTAAGCTAGTTAGGTGCAGTTTGTGTGCATTACTGTGAGTCCGTGACCACACAGATAGAAACGGATGGATAAGCATCGAACGCCGgccgtcgctctcctcctcctcctcttcctcttcctcttcttctttcgCTAGATCAAAGACGTGAGCTGACAGTTTCAgcactcttcttcctcctcctcctcctctggttCCTTGCGAGGTAGACGAAGCAGCCAAGTTTCAGCACTGTCGCCTCGAGATACTATCTCTATCTGATGCAGCGCGCCGGGAGCTAGAAGCTACGTAGAAGTGATTGGATTGGCCACGCCATGGCGACGGCTCAACCAAAAAGGCCGCATCCATTTCTTGACGCGCTGCCGGGCCGGTGCACGCGTGGTTCCCTTGACGCGCCGCATGACAGGCCCAGCCCTGCCTGGAGccgggcggcgggtggcggcccAGGACGTGCTGTGCAGGCCGCCGAGGCCCGCTGCCGGGTGGCGGCCTGCCGCACCAACGCCGGGCTAGCGCCTAGGTGACATGTGCATGCACTAAACCTGTCCCGCCACAATTGCTTCACTGGAGAATTTCCACCCCAGCTTGGTGGAGGTGGAATCACTACAAGATCTGACACATTTACTGAGAGGGTAGTTTTAAGTGGCCGACGGGAGTCTATTTTGTTTATGCACCTCGTCAGATTATGGTGGTCGATGATTCTTCCTAGGTAAATGATATTTACACACGGGAAATGGTGTAGTGATAACTAAACACTGTCGGCAATTGGCATGGAAAAAGTATAGTGAATGCAGTCCCCGTCAGCCACTCAAAAGAACCTCTCAGCAATTCTGTCAAATCTAGCGGTGAATGACTGCTTTGGAGTCACTGGACCTTTCAAACAAGCAACGTACTTGGTGAGATTCAACAACAGCCAACAAATCTTATCTTCCTCAGCAGTTAGCATCTTCATCCTAAATGATAATCATTGGAGGGTATGATACCATAACCATTTGTCACGAGGATTCCTCCTATACAACGCATATCAGCCCACGGCCCACGGTGCCCAGCCAACGATCACTCTGGACAAAATAGGTATTTTGATAGCTCAACTTTACTTTGACGATCGAGTTTGTCCATCAACTTTCGAATCGGCCAATTTAATCCTTTaacttttatttttttatcaaaCTCGTCCTTGTGCTGACATGACACTCTACAATGACACAAAACGGAAAGTCTTCTTTACCCTTGGCCCCTCCCATTCTAAATTCCACAGCAGTTTACTGTTACTTTAAAAATAGTATTTGGACAATGCAAGCAAATTAGTGTAGTCGCATCTATGCATTTAGGACTGTACATTATAAGTATGGGAACTAGAATTTTATTTGCCCATACATCGCATTGTATGATAGACGCGAGAAGAGTAAAATTAAAGCTGCTTGTTAAATAGAATGTTGCAAAAAGTTGAAGGAACAGCAACACAGTTGTACAACAGCGGAAATTGAGAAGGGAACGAGCGAAGGGCAAAAAGAATTTTTCACATTTATCTCGCAATAAGTTATTATGGAGTATAGTATCAATATAAGGATAATTTTGATAAAAAATAAGAGTTGAGAAACTATATTGATTGGAAGCTACGGAGCGAATTTGGCTCTAGAAATAAAGTTGAGGACCAAAACGTCTTACCAAGTTTTCACTAGGGCGGCGCTGAGAGATAATCATCGCCGGTGCCGGCTCGCCGCGTGGCGCAGGAGCTAACCGGACCACCGTGATCTCTGTATACGGAACAAAAGACACTGACCTTACTAGCGTTGCAACTAGTGAAGATGAAATCGCGTTGCGTGAGAGACCCCATACATGGTCCGAACCAAGCTTGGCCGTCCATAACCAGCAAGCTCTCCTCATGCACGCGCCCTTGATGAGGTTCCCTCGAGCAAAGCTTCCCCCCACAAACACATGGGCAAGCTTTCATCGCACTCCAAGCCCATCCGCCAAGCAACCGGTAATCAACAACTACACAATCAAAACAAAAGCGATCTTTCAAAGAAAAAGACCACTGCTCCATCATTgtcatctttccagttcacccaTACCATTCTCCCTAAGTTAAACCGATCACAATTTGCAGGCCAAGTTTTCATATTTGCATTTACAAGCACTCATAATTAAGCATGTTTGGAAGGAAAGCATAAATTCACAAGCTCTTTTTGTGAATTTCATAGGAATTTGTTCGATTTCCGGTGGACCGGAGAATGTTTCCATTCCAAATACAGGCCTAAATATACACAACTATTTGGTGGTGCCCGGTTAGCTCTAGAACTCCCTACTCCTTTTGGTCTTGGTGCTACAGTCGCAGAGCAAGTAGCTCAGCACGTTGGCCACACTCGTGCCGATGAACGGCACGTTAAGCACCGGGCTAACCCTGACGCCATGGCTGCTACCTTTCCTGCTACCACCATAGTAGTAAGCTCTTGAtgaaccaccaccaccgccgttACTAGCTGGCGCAACCGTGCCCCCGAACTTCTTGTAGTACCGAGGCggatggccggtggcggcgtCCGGTACGGCGGCGGGGCCCAAGCCACCGTcccgcgccacggcggccgaggctgaCCGGCTGCGCATCAGCGGGAACGGCGGGCACCCGAACCTCCCCGCGGACCGCGGCGCGCCCGTCGTCCCTGCCACCGTCGTGGCCGAGTTCACGCTGCTGCTGCGTGAGAACGGGGACGCCCACGAGCCCGGCCGCTTCTGCGGGCACGCCTGCGCCTTGACAcggatgccgccgccgccgggctcTTGCTTTAGCTTGCACGGGCTGGGTCTGGGAGCGGGCGGCAACGGCGGCATTGGCAGCAGCTTTCCCCCGGCGAAGAGGCGGTCGGCCGGGGCGACGTCATCGGCGGCCGCATTGGCGTTTGCGAAGTCGAACTCCGGCTCGGGGAGCCGCGACGACGACACGAGCAGCGACGCGTCGTCGGACCGCCGCGGCGGTGCTGCGAAGTTGGCTAGGTCGTGGGAGAAGGAGATCCTCGGGCTGATCAGCTCCGGGGCTTCCTCCATTGGCGGTGCCTGGATCGTCAGTGGGAGAGATCACGAGCGAGGACAGTGAGAGACCGGCCGGTGGAGGAGTTGGGAGGGAAGCGGCTAAATAAAGCTGCCGAGATCGCGGTCCCGGACTGGGACCCGTGGTGTACAAATTTCGCACCCGAATTCGCGAGGTGGATTCGATGTCACTCGCGCCCGGTCCCTTGGCCGGTCACCTACCTTACTGAATGACACGTTCCTTTGCCGTTTTCTCGCCGATTCGACGTGAAACTTTGGCGATCAACTCGGGCATTTCCGGCGACAGCCTTGCTTGATCTACAGACTTGTCCAGGACGGACTAGCTTGCTTTACCGTGTAGTGAGTTGTAACTGTCTCTTGCCAGAAACATCTGGGAGGAGCAGTGCTGCTGACATCAAGTTTTCTAGTCTGAATGATGGAAACCTTGTGGCATTCCCAACCGAACTGCTCGACGCACGCAACGGCGATGTGATGGTGGGTTCAGCGCAGCACGAAGCTCCCGGTCAACTGACTTGGACGCAAGACTACTTTGGGGTGAAAAGGAAGGAGCATTGCAATGCCAATGATGTTACATTGCGTGCATACCACTGTTCACGCTGTATGGCGAGACGTCGACAGGGAAAGGGAGCTCAACACTTGCTGGGAGCAGAGTATGATGGGAGGGGTCTCTGAGGTCACTGTCCCAATCGATGGAAGGATGGAACCGGCGAAAACACGGGGGGATGGGAGCCCGATGTTGCCTCAATCTCGTGAACATAGATTCCGATCAAGACCTCCAAACCATGGTACTCGTCGCCAGACAGCAAGCACAGCAAGAGGATCGAGAAAGCAAGCTCTGCCCATCTCCCTTTCTCCCGTCGCCGGAAAGGGGCGTCGTCCTGCGATGCGGGGAAAGAGGAGCGCTCAACTGGAAATGGCGAAAAGGCACACCGAAAACCTGCTCATCTTTTGCTCGGTTAGGATCTTGATGAATCAATGGAGCTGCCAATTCAGCAAAGGGTTTCTTCATCTTTCTGAACGTGACGTGTCCAAGAAATGCGCAACACCTCATCGTTGCTGCCTCATGGACACACGCTCAATCATTCGTACGTGCCTTCCTTTCGCTTTTTCTGCAGCGCTGGACCAGAACGAACTGCGAATTATTGTGGGCTGCAACTGCAAGTCACGCAGAATGATCTGCTCTGCATTGATGTCGCCAGAAACTTTCTGCAGCCAGGAAGAATGTCTCACCGGCTGGTGTAAATTCAGGTGATTTGCCAGCCAATCAGTCAGAGTTAACACACCTGGTACTGGTAGATAGGCTGCTACATCGACAGATCATGTAGCTACCGTTCTGAATTTCCCATGGAGACAAGCTTGGCTAGGGTACCAGTACCAAGCGGTAGCGGGCGGGGGGCATCTGCAACAGCGCCGCCCCTGAATTTCAGGTCACTAGGGTGGCATCATGCATGGTCTGAAGAGATAAGCGAAGGGTTGGTCGTGTGGTGCGGTCATTAGGGCTCGTAGCCACACTGTTCCTGCTCAGTACCATTCACTGTTCTACCTGGCTGGCGTATCTCGTCAGTGCCGGTTCTGATCGTGCTCGCGTGCCCTGTAGCTACGGGGTCCCGGTTCCTGAATCCATGGTGGTCTTTGGCACTTTGTAGTTTGTACACAATCTCGCACTGTTCAACTGGTGTCTAGTAAGGAACAAATTAGGGGCCGGGGATTGAGTAACTGGATGGCAAATGATTCAAGAGATAAGTTTTGCAAACCATCTGGCCATAGCAGATATTGCTGATATATCCTTCAGACAAACATAAAAAGCGACACCAGGGTTTCGCATCACGTAATAAAATTTTTACTAACAATATGCTTTCAACAAAGAAATGCACCAACAATTATTTCGATCGATGATACTGTCAGCAGGCTGTTCCAACGCAACTCTGATCGATCAAACGTACCGAAGCAGATGCATAACAGCATGCCAGTCAGACAAGAGCATGGCAGCCAACGAGCTAAGACCATTCATGTGATAAACCAGGCCATAACAGCTTGGCAGTTGATCATAAACTTTCATGTTCAGTGGAAGGGAAACAAGACTGTACTACTGCTTCCATCCAATTTACTAAAATAATGTAGGAAAGAATTGATTACAAGCACTGGGTTTTCCTGCAACAAGTAATGATGTAAATGATTGGCAAACCGACTGGAGATTGGAGGTTCGAGAAATACAAGACCATGGAGCTAATGCTAGACTGGGTTGGCAACAAAAATCGGTGTAGATGCTATGCCTAGGATTCCACTGCAGCACAGTCTATGTGGAATATGTACCTGTGGCTTCAGAATCTGGAAGCTCCTGATAGCAACCTGTCTAAATTGATTTCTACTTCTACTATTAGTGTTATTTCTACTGCTAAATTTGTTTAGCTAGTTGCTGTATATGTACTTTCTCGTGCACCGGAGGATGGGCAGATGGCCTAGGACCAGAAGAGTAAGCAGAGTATAATCGCCGAGGGCTCTTAAGGTGATCAATTCCTTGTCTTCTAAGAGCATTTGGATTGACACCTGCCTTGTGAGCAGCGACAACTCCAATTGCTTCCCAGTAGTTCCGGACATTCAGCTGAGGAGCAAACATTCAAAGTTGCTAATAAATGCTTAGATATATGAGCTTATGAGAAAGAgacagagaatttggaggaggATGAAAGACATAGGTTGCATACCGCTTCTATACCAAACTTGTCTGGGGTATCATCAAGTACTGTCTCATTTTCCTGTACGGTAATGATTAAGGGCTGCAAAAAAGAGGTGTGCAGTTTAGCTGACCGAGTTAATTGTGTTCTTAAACTTTTTGTGGCTAGCTCCAATCATCATGCTAGCATAAAGCGTGTTGATTAACTTTAACCTACATTTCAAGTGTATAACACACTGAAAATGCAGTCTAACTGGGTGCATACTTCATCTTTCATCACTAATTAATATAGACACTATACCTTATGCTTTCTTGCAGCTCGAGCAAAGGCTAGAGTACCCTCTCCTCCACAGGAGTCTTTTGGAAGAATAACACTGTCAACATCACCAGCCACAATGCAATCACTGCCCAAGATTCCTTGCCTCCTCATGACATACTGTGGAGCGTTGCTTAACCCAGCAAGCACACAGGGCAGAAAGGTATATCCAATCTGTTTGGTAAAGACATTAGGTATGAATAAACAAACGTAACATAAAAGTAATAAACGATCAGGTTACAAAGAAAAGAAGCTACTAAGTTAGACATAGTACATCACATATCTGACATTAGGTATGAATAAACAAACAAAACATAAAAGTAATAAGCAATCAGGTTACAAAGAAAATAAGAAGTTACTAAGTTTGACATAGAACAGCACATATCTCATATCTGTATATGACCAAAGAGGCAAAAAAGCTGCTGAAAACCTTGAAACCAGAAATGAAACCCATTGCAGTAGTCTGATATATTGCGTTGTAATGGTAGTATGATTGTTACCATACCACTGGTAAATTGGTAATTACTTAACTCAGTTATGGTAACTGCACGAGTACAGAAGGACATATATACCTCTTCAGCTGCAGATCTAGGGGATACCAATGGGCTGAGTGGTGGGGGTAACACTGCAGGAGCGTGGGCAGCAGGGATTTTGAATTCTTTCACAATTAGATGACTGATAATTGCTTCAACCCCTGCCAACAGATCAACGCCCTGCAGTGATATATCAGTCATCAGTCAACAACACAAAGGACGAGAAGTATAAGAACATTGCCCTTGCTGGGAAATGCAGAATTAATTGGTATAAGCTACAAAGTCAAT
Protein-coding sequences here:
- the LOC112892006 gene encoding uncharacterized protein LOC112892006 — its product is MEEAPELISPRISFSHDLANFAAPPRRSDDASLLVSSSRLPEPEFDFANANAAADDVAPADRLFAGGKLLPMPPLPPAPRPSPCKLKQEPGGGGIRVKAQACPQKRPGSWASPFSRSSSVNSATTVAGTTGAPRSAGRFGCPPFPLMRSRSASAAVARDGGLGPAAVPDAATGHPPRYYKKFGGTVAAYYYGGSRKGSSHGVRVSPVLNVPFIGTSVANVLSYLLCDCSTKTKRSREF
- the LOC112894135 gene encoding LOW QUALITY PROTEIN: Bowman-Birk type wound-induced proteinase inhibitor WIP1-like (The sequence of the model RefSeq protein was modified relative to this genomic sequence to represent the inferred CDS: deleted 1 base in 1 codon); the encoded protein is MKSSTLLVLLCLQAALVMGIFAAVAKENAVGESKAIDINPGQLKCCANCNFSFSGLYTCDDVKKDCDPVCKKCVAVMAYSGNKFKCTDTFLGICGPKC